From a region of the Acanthochromis polyacanthus isolate Apoly-LR-REF ecotype Palm Island chromosome 3, KAUST_Apoly_ChrSc, whole genome shotgun sequence genome:
- the ccdc40 gene encoding coiled-coil domain-containing protein 40 isoform X2, translating to MQSAGDEEGREEGSSRNERDTNLQDEGDKAEEGATEPSAPEGDSQDQSAPQSDDTVPQPHPDLIIVDEYNPAARNSVQENEAHLLNLNTSEAMEDQQPPPEDEEEEDEFIVLDPEHPLVRRQQAALSIQLNKQLERINLELKEKLAVEKAVTSHMQEVGVEMFTVQEQLARLQNKLEDGHQTKAQAEAKHRQTQDQLETIKSQYSCTISQDREAEASVSRLQTELDNVMQHLLFTQGVSEDLHSKVKIMNNARRKAGAEKTQAEEQKMKQDLYVERLTKDMERLKQQIEMYEAQTSAQAEETLATKEALSEAEMEMESLLVTRKQLLQQWNSSLTGMRRRDEAFSAMQDAMCEIEHQVILLDREIEGYKKSITAEQDQNETLTIQLNWSQMDCTTSKKLISQKQAQQEALQAHYSTCIRTLRQTEQTLTTLKKEASAQQTELNDQRRQLEKESSVRLDLEKKIVTNMQQKLTHNKAAKYSQRLTSKMASHKKEKMCQLQQLENEILTVRLQNQQVDQHVNSLAVTQQALDEEIANYNKLLTLNQNNVSSFVTLINQKQTAIATCKTNICQITSSTGHDDLSPLQIKIQAVMGQIEDLAVNIKSDQQLWMRQQETLVGLTQEIESNSRQMLKLQTDYTAMHQKKIRLQSQIESEHREEKELEKNLKTLKRDLVKLNTLLSKNGQLSHALEQENALTEMDFVHRLKEAERGCIEVQMKHEKTHEEKERLLNSLLEAERQIMLWEKKIQLVKETRSVVDTEVRQGEIQVMKAEIHRMEVRLNQLMKQRERLLRESEATVARRETIVLRREAMVHNSHKQTTKGDLSRLIQGLQRKTQETHKHAEECEQVIRELSQSQVSLSDNLKKQKQQLIELCGNGYMLDSDFENLQDTKDRKLAHLVALQSRTKRLQGVCKGSYKAFSSSESVGEALQGQMERMHAASAILHRICEEFPQHQGALRKTLKTLAELTQQEQKGTWESG from the exons tgcaaGAAAATGAGGCTCATCTTTTAAATCTAAATACATCAGAGGCCATGGAGGATCAGCAACCCCCTCcagaagacgaggaggaggaggacgagttCATTGTTCTTGATCCTGAACAT CCGCTAGTCAGAAGGCAACAAGCTGCTCTGAGCATTCAGCTCAATAAACAGCTGGAGAGGATCAATCTGGAGCTGAAGGAAAAG CTGGCAGTAGAGAAGGCAGTCACCAGCCACATGCAGGAAGTAGGTGTTGAGATGTTCACGGTCCAGGAGCAGCTGGCCAGACTGCAGAACAAGCTGGAGGACGGTCATCAGACCAAGGCACAGGCTGAAGCCAAGCATCGGCAGACACAGGATCAGCTGGAGACGATAAAGAGCCAGTATTCCTGTACCATCAGCCAGGACAGAGAAGCTGAAGCCAGTG TGTCCCGGCTACAAACAGAGTTAGACAACGTGATGCAACACCTCCTGTTCACGCAAGGAGTCAGTGAGGATCTGCACTCTAAAGTCAAAATCATGAACAATGCCAGACGCAAAGCAGGAGCTGAGAAAACTCAGGCAGAAGAACAGAAAATGAAGCAG GATTTATATGTTGAGCGTCTAACAAAGGACATGGAGAGACTGAAGCAGCAGATAGAAATGTATGAGGCCCAGACCAGTGCTCAAGCGGAAGAGACTCTGGCAACTAAAGAGGCCCTGTCTGAG gCTGAGATGGAAATGGAGTCGTTGTTGGTGACACGtaaacagctgctgcagcagtgGAACAGCAGCCTGACGGGCATGAGGAGGCGAGATGAGGCGTTCAGCGCAATGCAAGATGCCATGTG TGAGATTGAACACCAGGTGATTTTGCTGGACAGAGAGATTGAAGGCTACAAGAAATCCATCACTGCAGAACaggaccaaaatgagacactgaCCATCCAGCTGAACTGGTCTCAGATGGATTGTACCACGTCCAAGAAGCTGATCAGTCAGAAACAGGCCCAGCAGGAGGCTCTGCAGGCCCACTACAGCACCTGCATCCGAACTCTGCGCCAGACAGAGCAAACCCTCACCACACTCAAGAAG GAAGCCAGTGCCCAGCAGACTGAACTGAACGATCAGAGGAGGCAGCTGGAGAAGGAGAGTTCTGTGCGTCTGGACCTGGAGAAGAAGATTGTGACCAACATGCAGCAGAAGCTCACACACAACAAGGCTGCCAAGTACTCCCAAAGGCTGACCAGCAAGATGGCCTCTCACAAGAAGGAGAag ATGTGTCAGCTGCAGCAGTTGGAGAATGAGATATTGACAGTGAGACTACAGAACCAACAGGTCGACCAACATGTGAACAGTTTGGCCGTGACCCAGCAGGCCCTGGATGAGGAGATTGCAAATTACAACAAGTTGCTGACCTTAAATCAGAATAACGTTTCCTCATTTGTTACACTCATCAACCAGAAGCAAACAGCAATCGCCACCTGCAAGACCAACATCTGTCAAATCACATCCAGCACTGGG CATGATGACCTGAGCCCTCTGCAAATTAAGATACAGGCAGTCATGGGTCAGATTGAGGATCTTGCTGTGAATATCAAGAGCGACCAGCAGCTCTGGATGAGACAGCAGGAAACACTGGTGGGACTGACCCAGGAGATAGAGTCCAACAGCAGGCAGATGCTCAAACTGCAGACAGACTACACTGCAATGCACCAGAAGAAAATCCGTTTGCAGA GTCAAATTGAATCCGAGCACCGAGAGGAGAAGGAGCTGGAGAAAAACCTGAAGACACTGAAGAGAGACTTGGTGAAACTCAACACCCTGCTGAGTAAAAATGGACAGCTCAGCCATGCTCTGGAGCAGGAAAACGCACTCACGGAGATGGACTTTGTTCACAGACTTAAG GAGGCTGAGCGGGGGTGTATTGAGGTGCAGATGAAGCACGAGAAGACGCATGAAGAAAAAGAGAGGCTGCTCAACAGTCTGCTGGAAGCTGA GCGACAAATCATGCTGTGGGAGAAGAAGATCCAGCTTGTAAAAGAGACTCGCTCAGTCGTGGACACAGAGGTACGACAGGGAGAGATCCAGGTGATGAAAGCCGAAATACACCGTATGGAG gtgCGACTCAACCAGCTGATGAAGCAGCGGGAGCGGCTGCTGAGAGAGAGCGAAGCAACCGTGGCGAGGAGGGAAACCATCGTCCTGCGCAGGGAGGCCATGGTCCACAACTCCCACAAACAGACCACTAAAGGCGACCTGAGCCGCCTCATACAGGGCCTGCAGCGCAAGACCCAGGAAACGCACAAG caTGCGGAAGAGTGTGAGCAGGTGATCAGGGAGCTGAGCCAGAGCCAGGTGAGTTTGAGCGACAACCTCaagaagcagaagcagcagctgattGAACTGTGCGGCAATGGATACATGCTGGACTCTGACTTTGAAAATCTCCAGGACACTAAAGACAGA aAACTGGCCCACCTAGTGGCTCTGCAAAGTCGGACCAAGAGACTGCAGGGAGTGTGTAAAGGCAGCTACAAGGCCTTTTCCAGCAGCGAGTCAGTGGGAGAAGCTCTGCAGGGCCAGATGGAGCGAATGCATGCTGCCAGCGCCATCCTGCACCGCATTTGTGAGGAATTCCCCCAACACCAGGGGGCGCTGCGCAAGACATTAAAGACACTGGCAGAACTAACACAGCAAGAGCAGAAGGGAACTTGGGAGTCAGGGTAA
- the card14 gene encoding caspase recruitment domain-containing protein 14 — MAGEFVPEGPDLKEMGEEELWELINDNRHRISLGVRPCIVIPYLRQARVLTEMDEDEILSCHNLTNRCMRTSYMLDLLRTQGRNGAVALLESLMIHYPTLYTQVTGRKPSTEPSRFSGLIKYSELTEYLVRAVTGMQKELQEARCEAGRMSARCASLELEIGQIMEQEEKSRCLQSENERMQRYLCSLQREVTKLKDEKCDLYIRYTAAIEEQSAVNKRLHNLNLQVYQLQTDLQNVQTETDIQKKLSFRCVSTPETPQLQEEVRSLRCQLAKAEKLDPARQDILAQDLAEAIDSQVELAGQLRCYREENEQLLRDKQGLLDQKQCLSLQVEQLTLDCKMHQQKSTLIQSQMRALQAERDQAYLSRDEAQAMIARILAEKDTLRCQLVELQEKFFSLQTTHNSRQQRQSSDELEVGWESLRSSCEEFRVPARRRLCRSNAVNPMSLSSSNSEYEDAAASSVRSRNAEPPSPESIRRRQKVLNADSSCETAESDYLLDDFVFLPSVGSEDKQTPRFSSSSGSSSCGLNLLRTLAPPFLVRSRPKAIRVNGRVLSISFQGEKLLSQLTVVGGNKTGVFVHQVTEGSAAHTVGISNGAQIVEVKYEQNHKALKMVLEDSTLEEAMWALGQVTGLCHLSLRPRQDDYEALLQQLRSCETSSGDSFYVRVNMSLPAGPGGTLAVSCNDILHVTNTQPAGTEDMWYASQVHPCQLLDLQSGTVPNYYRAQRLLIRAIEEMSFQAKKSPKICRVVAQNKQKAVRIVSTGRLGRNPLWVSVEDEKTKSVDTGATSAPKGCVTLMPYTLVTPHYPPICRPVLLLPTVLGRILDKKLAGWQGFQLCEPEVLSSSEHTARLQRSEILEECEQEHCCYTLQSVEKVMKKGIHCVLPLGLDCVRRLHRSEIFPIIIYVGQTARSARKLRSKLQRHGQSEDQLLACSSSEEPLLDKLPCLYHSVAPDSWCDQTSLLNSLRTVIWEEQKKIVWVEPDLW, encoded by the exons ATGGCGGGGGAGTTTGTTCCTGAGGGTCCAGACCTGAAGGAGATGGGCGAGGAGGAATTGTGGGAGCTGATTAACGACAATCGCCACCGGATCTCCTTGGGTGTGCGGCCATGCATTGTGATCCCTTACCTGAGGCAGGCCAGGGTCCTCACCGAGATGGACGAGGACGAGATCCTGTCCTGCCACAACCTCACCAACCGATGCATGAGAACCA GCTACATGCTAGATCTGCTGAGGACCCAGGGGAGGAATGGTGCTGTGGCATTGCTGGAGAGTCTGATGATTCATTACCCAACCCTCTACACTCAAGTCACTGGACGCAAACCCAGTACTGAGCCCTCAAGATTCAGTG GCCTGATAAAGTACTCGGAGCTGACTGAGTACCTGGTCCGAGCAGTGACGGGGAtgcagaaggagctgcaggaggcCCGTTGTGAAGCCGGCAGGATGAGTGCACGCTGTGCCTCCCTGGAGTTGGAAATTGGACAGATAATGGAACAGGAGGAGAAGTCAAGATGCCTCCAGTCTGAAAACGAGCGAATGCAGAGATACTTGTGTTCTCTGCAGCGTGAAGTGACCAAGCTGAAGGATGAGAAGTGTGATTTGTACATACGCTACACCGCAGCCATCGAGGAGCAATCCGCTGTGAACAAGCGACTCCACAACCTGAACCTGCAG GTATATCAGCTGCAGACTGACCTGCAGAATGTCCAAACCGAGACTGACATCCAGAAGAAACTTTCGTTCAGGTGTGTTTCTACTCCAGAGACGCCACAACTGCAAGAAGAAGTCAGGAGCCTGCGCTGCCAACTGGCCAAGGCAGAGAAACTGGACCCA GCTCGTCAGGACATCCTGGCCCAGGACCTGGCTGAGGCCATTGACAGTCAGGTGGAGCTGGCAGGGCAGCTCAGGTGTTACAGAGAGGAGAATGAGCAGCTGCTCAGAGACAAACAaggg cTCCTGGATCAGAAGCAGTGTCTGAGCCTTCAGGTGGAGCAGCTGACACTAGACTGCAAAATGCATCAGCAAAAGAGCACTTTGATCCAAAGCCAGATGAGAGCGCTCCAGGCAGAGAGAGACCAG GCGTACTTATCCAGAGATGAGGCCCAGGCCATGATCGCCCGCATTCTGGCTGAGAAGGACACCCTGAGGTGCCAGCTGGTGGAACTGCAGGAAAAGTTCTTCAGCCTGCAAACAACACACAACTCCAGACAACAACGGCAGAGCTCTGAT GAGTTGGAAGTCGGGTGGGAGAGCCTGAGGTCCAGCTGTGAAGAATTCCGAGTTCCAGCTAGACGCCGACTCTGCCGCAGTAATGCAGTTAATCCCATGTCATTGAGTTCCAGCAATTCAGAG TATGAAGACGCTGCGGCAAGTAGTGTCCGATCCCGAAACGCTGAGCCACCCAGTCCAGAGTCTATCCGTCGAAGGCAGAAAGTTCTAAATGCAGACAGCAG CTGTGAAACAGCAGAGTCTGATTATCTACTGGATGACTTTGTGTTCCTCCCCAGTG TTGGCAGTGAAGACAAACAGACTCCCAGGTTTTCCTCTTCTAGTGGCTCCAGCTCTTGCGG CCTGAACCTGCTCAGAACCTTAGCCCCTCCCTTCCTGGTGCGATCTCGTCCAAAGGCAATTCGCGTCAACGGTCGAGTCCTGAGCATCTCCTTCCAGGGTGAAAAACTGCTCAGCCAGCTCACAGTGGTGGGTGGCAATAAGACCGGAGTGTTTGTGCACCAGGTGACTGAGGGGAGCGCCGCCCATACTGTGGGTATCAGCAACGGGGCACAGATAGTGGAG GTGAAATATGAGCAGAACCATAAGGCTCTGAAGATGGTGCTGGAGGATTCCACATTAGAGGAAGCTATGTGGGCTCTCGGCCAGGTCACAGGCCTCTGTCACCTCTCCCTCCGGCCAAGACAAGATG ACTATGAGGcgctgctgcagcagctgcggAGCTGTGAAACATCTTCTGGAGACTCCTTCTACGTACGAGTCAACATGTCCCTCCCTGCTGGTCCTGGAGGAACACTGGCCGTGTCCTGCAATGACATCCTGCACGTGACGAACACTCAACCTGCAGGCACAGAGGATATGTGGTACGCCAGCCAAGTTCACCCCTGTCAGCTGCTGGACCTCCAGAGTGGAACTGTACCCAATTATTACAG AGCACAGCGACTCCTAATTCGAGCCATTGAAGAGATGAGCTTTCAAGCCAAGAAATCTCCAAAG ATTTGTCGTGTGGTGGCCCAGAATAAACAGAAGGCAGTGAGGATTGTGAGCACCGGGCGTCTGGGCAGGAACCCACTGTGGGTCAGTGTGGAGGATGAAAAGACCAAGAGTGTAGATACAg GTGCCACATCTGCACCCAAAGGCTGTGTAACCCTCATGCCTTACACCCTGGTCACCCCCCACTATCCACCCATCTGCAGGCCTGTCTTGCTGCTGCCCACCGTCCTGGGGCGCATCCTCGACAAGAAGCTGGCAGGCTGGCAGGGCTTTCAGCTCTGTGAACCAG AGGTGCTGAGCTCCAGTGAACACACCGCCCGCCTGCAGAGGTCTGAGATCCTGGAGGAGTGTGAACAGGAACACTGCTGCTACACCCTGCAGAGTGTTGAGAAAGTCATGAAGAAG GGGATCCACTGTGTGCTGCCTTTAGGCCTCGACTGTGTGCGTCGGCTGCACCGCTCTGAGATCTTCCCCATCATCATTTATGTTGGCCAGACTGCACGTAGTGCACGCAAACTGAG GTCAAAGCTGCAGCGTCACGGTCAGTCAGAGGATCAGCTGCTGGCGTGTTCAAGTAGCGAAGAGCCGCTGCTGGACAAACTCCCGTGTTTGTATCACAGCGTGGCTCCAGACTCCTGGTGTGATCAGACGTCTCTGCTGAACAGCCTTCGTACTGTCATCTGGGAGGAGCAGAAGAAGATCGTCTGGGTAGAGCCCGACCTGTGGTGA
- the ccdc40 gene encoding coiled-coil domain-containing protein 40 isoform X1, which produces MLPVSRRLVKSGPMQSAGDEEGREEGSSRNERDTNLQDEGDKAEEGATEPSAPEGDSQDQSAPQSDDTVPQPHPDLIIVDEYNPAARNSVQENEAHLLNLNTSEAMEDQQPPPEDEEEEDEFIVLDPEHPLVRRQQAALSIQLNKQLERINLELKEKLAVEKAVTSHMQEVGVEMFTVQEQLARLQNKLEDGHQTKAQAEAKHRQTQDQLETIKSQYSCTISQDREAEASVSRLQTELDNVMQHLLFTQGVSEDLHSKVKIMNNARRKAGAEKTQAEEQKMKQDLYVERLTKDMERLKQQIEMYEAQTSAQAEETLATKEALSEAEMEMESLLVTRKQLLQQWNSSLTGMRRRDEAFSAMQDAMCEIEHQVILLDREIEGYKKSITAEQDQNETLTIQLNWSQMDCTTSKKLISQKQAQQEALQAHYSTCIRTLRQTEQTLTTLKKEASAQQTELNDQRRQLEKESSVRLDLEKKIVTNMQQKLTHNKAAKYSQRLTSKMASHKKEKMCQLQQLENEILTVRLQNQQVDQHVNSLAVTQQALDEEIANYNKLLTLNQNNVSSFVTLINQKQTAIATCKTNICQITSSTGHDDLSPLQIKIQAVMGQIEDLAVNIKSDQQLWMRQQETLVGLTQEIESNSRQMLKLQTDYTAMHQKKIRLQSQIESEHREEKELEKNLKTLKRDLVKLNTLLSKNGQLSHALEQENALTEMDFVHRLKEAERGCIEVQMKHEKTHEEKERLLNSLLEAERQIMLWEKKIQLVKETRSVVDTEVRQGEIQVMKAEIHRMEVRLNQLMKQRERLLRESEATVARRETIVLRREAMVHNSHKQTTKGDLSRLIQGLQRKTQETHKHAEECEQVIRELSQSQVSLSDNLKKQKQQLIELCGNGYMLDSDFENLQDTKDRKLAHLVALQSRTKRLQGVCKGSYKAFSSSESVGEALQGQMERMHAASAILHRICEEFPQHQGALRKTLKTLAELTQQEQKGTWESG; this is translated from the exons tgcaaGAAAATGAGGCTCATCTTTTAAATCTAAATACATCAGAGGCCATGGAGGATCAGCAACCCCCTCcagaagacgaggaggaggaggacgagttCATTGTTCTTGATCCTGAACAT CCGCTAGTCAGAAGGCAACAAGCTGCTCTGAGCATTCAGCTCAATAAACAGCTGGAGAGGATCAATCTGGAGCTGAAGGAAAAG CTGGCAGTAGAGAAGGCAGTCACCAGCCACATGCAGGAAGTAGGTGTTGAGATGTTCACGGTCCAGGAGCAGCTGGCCAGACTGCAGAACAAGCTGGAGGACGGTCATCAGACCAAGGCACAGGCTGAAGCCAAGCATCGGCAGACACAGGATCAGCTGGAGACGATAAAGAGCCAGTATTCCTGTACCATCAGCCAGGACAGAGAAGCTGAAGCCAGTG TGTCCCGGCTACAAACAGAGTTAGACAACGTGATGCAACACCTCCTGTTCACGCAAGGAGTCAGTGAGGATCTGCACTCTAAAGTCAAAATCATGAACAATGCCAGACGCAAAGCAGGAGCTGAGAAAACTCAGGCAGAAGAACAGAAAATGAAGCAG GATTTATATGTTGAGCGTCTAACAAAGGACATGGAGAGACTGAAGCAGCAGATAGAAATGTATGAGGCCCAGACCAGTGCTCAAGCGGAAGAGACTCTGGCAACTAAAGAGGCCCTGTCTGAG gCTGAGATGGAAATGGAGTCGTTGTTGGTGACACGtaaacagctgctgcagcagtgGAACAGCAGCCTGACGGGCATGAGGAGGCGAGATGAGGCGTTCAGCGCAATGCAAGATGCCATGTG TGAGATTGAACACCAGGTGATTTTGCTGGACAGAGAGATTGAAGGCTACAAGAAATCCATCACTGCAGAACaggaccaaaatgagacactgaCCATCCAGCTGAACTGGTCTCAGATGGATTGTACCACGTCCAAGAAGCTGATCAGTCAGAAACAGGCCCAGCAGGAGGCTCTGCAGGCCCACTACAGCACCTGCATCCGAACTCTGCGCCAGACAGAGCAAACCCTCACCACACTCAAGAAG GAAGCCAGTGCCCAGCAGACTGAACTGAACGATCAGAGGAGGCAGCTGGAGAAGGAGAGTTCTGTGCGTCTGGACCTGGAGAAGAAGATTGTGACCAACATGCAGCAGAAGCTCACACACAACAAGGCTGCCAAGTACTCCCAAAGGCTGACCAGCAAGATGGCCTCTCACAAGAAGGAGAag ATGTGTCAGCTGCAGCAGTTGGAGAATGAGATATTGACAGTGAGACTACAGAACCAACAGGTCGACCAACATGTGAACAGTTTGGCCGTGACCCAGCAGGCCCTGGATGAGGAGATTGCAAATTACAACAAGTTGCTGACCTTAAATCAGAATAACGTTTCCTCATTTGTTACACTCATCAACCAGAAGCAAACAGCAATCGCCACCTGCAAGACCAACATCTGTCAAATCACATCCAGCACTGGG CATGATGACCTGAGCCCTCTGCAAATTAAGATACAGGCAGTCATGGGTCAGATTGAGGATCTTGCTGTGAATATCAAGAGCGACCAGCAGCTCTGGATGAGACAGCAGGAAACACTGGTGGGACTGACCCAGGAGATAGAGTCCAACAGCAGGCAGATGCTCAAACTGCAGACAGACTACACTGCAATGCACCAGAAGAAAATCCGTTTGCAGA GTCAAATTGAATCCGAGCACCGAGAGGAGAAGGAGCTGGAGAAAAACCTGAAGACACTGAAGAGAGACTTGGTGAAACTCAACACCCTGCTGAGTAAAAATGGACAGCTCAGCCATGCTCTGGAGCAGGAAAACGCACTCACGGAGATGGACTTTGTTCACAGACTTAAG GAGGCTGAGCGGGGGTGTATTGAGGTGCAGATGAAGCACGAGAAGACGCATGAAGAAAAAGAGAGGCTGCTCAACAGTCTGCTGGAAGCTGA GCGACAAATCATGCTGTGGGAGAAGAAGATCCAGCTTGTAAAAGAGACTCGCTCAGTCGTGGACACAGAGGTACGACAGGGAGAGATCCAGGTGATGAAAGCCGAAATACACCGTATGGAG gtgCGACTCAACCAGCTGATGAAGCAGCGGGAGCGGCTGCTGAGAGAGAGCGAAGCAACCGTGGCGAGGAGGGAAACCATCGTCCTGCGCAGGGAGGCCATGGTCCACAACTCCCACAAACAGACCACTAAAGGCGACCTGAGCCGCCTCATACAGGGCCTGCAGCGCAAGACCCAGGAAACGCACAAG caTGCGGAAGAGTGTGAGCAGGTGATCAGGGAGCTGAGCCAGAGCCAGGTGAGTTTGAGCGACAACCTCaagaagcagaagcagcagctgattGAACTGTGCGGCAATGGATACATGCTGGACTCTGACTTTGAAAATCTCCAGGACACTAAAGACAGA aAACTGGCCCACCTAGTGGCTCTGCAAAGTCGGACCAAGAGACTGCAGGGAGTGTGTAAAGGCAGCTACAAGGCCTTTTCCAGCAGCGAGTCAGTGGGAGAAGCTCTGCAGGGCCAGATGGAGCGAATGCATGCTGCCAGCGCCATCCTGCACCGCATTTGTGAGGAATTCCCCCAACACCAGGGGGCGCTGCGCAAGACATTAAAGACACTGGCAGAACTAACACAGCAAGAGCAGAAGGGAACTTGGGAGTCAGGGTAA